One Eurosta solidaginis isolate ZX-2024a chromosome 5, ASM4086904v1, whole genome shotgun sequence DNA segment encodes these proteins:
- the LOC137233648 gene encoding ATP-dependent RNA helicase Ddx1-like: protein MISSGFVSLTHCRFFVLDDADALLKQGYTDLIDRLHKQIPKITSDGRSLQMVVCSATLHAFEVKKMADRLMPFPTWVELKGEDAVPETVHHVVCMVDPQQDTTWHNLRQHIRTDGVHARDNVQLQNPTPETLSEGVKILKGEYCISAIGLHKMDRAIIFCRTKLDCDDLEKYFKSRGGA from the coding sequence ATGATTAGTAGTGGGTTTGTGTCGTTGACACATTGCAGATTCTTTGTTCTGGATGACGCGGATGCATTGCTAAAACAGGGTTATACCGATTTAATCGATCGTCTTCATAAGCAAATACCAAAAATTACATCCGATGGGCGTAGTTTACAAATGGTTGTCTGCTCGGCTACACTTCATGCATTTGAAGTGAAAAAGATGGCTGATCGTTTAATGCCTTTTCCTACATGGGTTGAGCTTAAGGGTGAAGATGCTGTGCCAGAAACTGTACACCACGTTGTGTGTATGGTCGACCCTCAACAAGATACCACTTGGCATAATCTAAGACAACATATACGAACCGATGGTGTACATGCTCGTGATAATGTACAACTACAAAATCCTACACCAGAAACATTATCAGAAGGTGTTAAAATACTTAAAGGCGAATATTGCATATCTGCAATTGGGCTACATAAAATGGATCGTGCCATTATCTTTTGTCGCACCAAATTAGATTGTGACgatttggaaaaatattttaaatcgcGTGGTGGagcttga